From the genome of Marixanthomonas ophiurae, one region includes:
- a CDS encoding pyruvate carboxylase — MDIKKVLVANRGEIAIRVFRACTEINLTTVAVFTYEDRYSQHRYKADEAYQIGKDDEPLKPYLNGDEIIALAKAKGVDAIHPGYGFLSENSEFARKCAEAGVIFIGPDPKVMDALGDKITAKKIAEKCNVPTIKSNTKDLTSLKIALSEASTIGYPVMLKAASGGGGRGMRIIRNDNDLKNNFESAQSEAGNAFGDDTMFLEKYVEEPKHLEVQIVADNHGNIRHLYERDCSVQRRHQKVVEVAPSYNVSEKVKQSLYKYAVSIAEEVSYNNVGTVEFLVDKNDNVFFIEVNPRIQVEHTVTEMVTGIDLIKSQIFIAGGYKLSDKQIKIYDQDSLRTYGFALQCRLTTEDPTNNFTPDYGTITTYRSASGMGIRLDAGSIYQSYSISPFFDSMLVKVSAHGRTLDGAVRKMVRALKEFRIRGVKTNIHFLQNVIQHETFKEGMATVNFIGNTPSLFDVKLPQDRTTKITNYLGEIIVNGNPDVKFVDENKKFRNPTIPIYSPAEKFPKGTKDMLTEMGPEKFCAWLKDEKKIHYTDTTIRDAHQSLLATRMRTYDMLKVAESYAKNHPNTFSIEMWGGATFDVCMRFLNESPWTRLRELRERMPNILFQMLLRGSNGVGYKAYPDNLIEKFVEKSWENGVDLFRIFDSLNWVKAMEPSINYVRNKTGGIAEAAISYTGDILDPDESKYTLKYYTQLAKDLENAGAHMIAIKDMAGLLKPYAATELISALKDTVNIPLHLHTHDTSSIQSATYLKAIEAGVDVVDVALGGLSGLTSQPNFNSIVEMMKRHERAHDYDIKKLNEFSNYWEDTREVYYPFESGLKAGTAEVYQHEIPGGQYSNLRPQAEALGLADRFHEVTKMYEQVNDLFGNLVKVTPSSKVVGDMAIFMVTNDLTPEDVMERGNEISFPESVINFFKGDLGQPLGGFPKELQKIILRNTDPYTDRPNAHLEPIDFDKEYAAFRKKFQKGFSRPIEFEDFLSYSLYPRVFEQAHEKYKLYGNLAILPTKTFFYGMKPREEAIIELEEGKTIIVKLLSVGIPNDEGVRIVFFSVNGENRFVEIKDKSIKVEKEVHVPADPEDANQYGAPLQGMLYKMLVKKGQEIEENEPLFVIEAMKMETTVTANKAGKVKSIVLKPGTMLMKGDLVVTVE, encoded by the coding sequence ATGGATATTAAAAAAGTATTAGTTGCCAACCGCGGAGAAATTGCCATACGTGTTTTTAGAGCCTGCACCGAGATAAATTTGACAACTGTCGCCGTTTTCACCTATGAAGACCGCTACTCGCAACACCGGTATAAAGCTGATGAAGCCTATCAAATTGGTAAAGACGACGAACCACTTAAACCCTATTTAAACGGTGATGAAATTATTGCGTTAGCAAAAGCAAAAGGCGTCGATGCCATTCATCCTGGATACGGTTTTTTATCTGAAAATTCTGAATTTGCTCGCAAATGTGCCGAAGCAGGTGTTATTTTTATTGGTCCGGACCCAAAAGTGATGGATGCCTTGGGCGATAAAATTACAGCCAAAAAAATTGCTGAAAAATGCAACGTACCCACTATAAAAAGTAATACAAAAGATCTTACTTCTCTTAAAATCGCTCTTTCTGAAGCTTCAACAATTGGCTATCCTGTGATGTTAAAAGCAGCTTCAGGTGGCGGTGGTCGCGGGATGCGCATTATAAGAAATGATAATGACCTGAAAAATAATTTTGAATCGGCACAAAGTGAAGCCGGAAACGCCTTTGGAGACGATACCATGTTTTTAGAAAAATATGTGGAGGAACCCAAGCATTTAGAAGTACAAATTGTCGCCGATAACCACGGAAATATTCGTCATTTATACGAGCGCGATTGTTCGGTACAACGCCGTCATCAAAAAGTAGTAGAGGTTGCTCCTTCGTATAATGTTTCAGAAAAAGTAAAACAATCATTATATAAATATGCGGTTTCTATTGCCGAAGAAGTAAGCTACAATAACGTAGGAACAGTAGAGTTTTTAGTAGATAAAAACGACAATGTTTTCTTTATCGAGGTAAACCCGCGTATTCAGGTTGAACATACCGTTACTGAAATGGTGACGGGAATTGACTTAATTAAGTCTCAGATATTTATTGCTGGGGGTTATAAACTTTCCGACAAACAAATTAAAATTTACGATCAAGATTCGCTTAGAACCTACGGTTTTGCCCTGCAATGTCGATTAACAACCGAAGACCCCACCAATAACTTTACACCAGACTATGGTACGATTACTACCTATCGAAGTGCTTCAGGGATGGGTATTCGCTTAGACGCCGGTAGTATTTATCAATCGTATAGCATCAGTCCTTTTTTCGATTCGATGCTGGTAAAAGTTTCAGCACACGGTCGAACGTTGGATGGTGCGGTTCGGAAAATGGTCCGTGCATTAAAAGAGTTTAGAATTCGTGGTGTAAAAACCAATATTCATTTTCTTCAGAACGTCATTCAGCACGAGACTTTCAAAGAAGGAATGGCAACGGTAAACTTTATCGGGAACACACCTTCGTTGTTCGATGTAAAATTACCACAAGACAGAACGACCAAAATCACCAATTATTTAGGAGAAATAATTGTGAATGGAAATCCTGATGTGAAATTTGTTGACGAGAATAAAAAATTCAGAAATCCTACAATTCCTATTTACAGTCCTGCAGAAAAATTCCCAAAAGGCACAAAAGACATGCTTACCGAAATGGGACCTGAAAAATTCTGTGCGTGGTTAAAAGACGAAAAGAAAATACATTATACCGATACGACCATTCGCGACGCGCATCAATCACTGTTAGCAACACGTATGCGAACGTATGATATGTTGAAAGTAGCCGAAAGTTATGCTAAAAACCATCCAAATACCTTTAGTATTGAAATGTGGGGCGGTGCTACTTTTGATGTTTGTATGCGTTTTTTAAACGAAAGCCCGTGGACACGTTTGCGAGAATTGCGGGAGCGTATGCCGAATATTTTGTTCCAAATGCTGCTTCGAGGCAGCAACGGCGTAGGATACAAAGCATATCCAGATAACTTAATCGAAAAATTTGTAGAAAAATCGTGGGAAAACGGCGTGGATTTGTTCCGAATATTCGATTCGTTAAACTGGGTAAAAGCCATGGAACCGAGCATCAATTATGTTCGAAATAAAACGGGCGGAATTGCAGAAGCTGCTATTAGTTATACCGGAGATATCCTAGATCCTGATGAAAGTAAATACACTTTAAAGTATTATACGCAACTAGCGAAAGATTTAGAAAATGCAGGTGCCCACATGATTGCCATTAAAGATATGGCCGGTTTATTGAAACCGTATGCTGCCACCGAATTGATTTCGGCTTTAAAAGATACGGTGAACATTCCGTTGCACTTGCATACGCACGATACATCTTCCATACAATCTGCCACCTATTTAAAAGCGATTGAAGCGGGTGTAGATGTAGTTGATGTTGCTTTGGGTGGTTTATCTGGGTTAACCTCGCAGCCTAATTTCAACTCAATTGTTGAAATGATGAAACGCCACGAACGTGCTCACGATTACGATATTAAGAAGCTGAATGAATTCTCAAACTACTGGGAAGACACCCGCGAGGTATATTATCCATTTGAATCAGGTTTAAAAGCAGGAACGGCCGAAGTTTATCAACACGAAATACCTGGCGGGCAATATTCTAATTTGCGTCCACAAGCTGAAGCATTAGGCCTTGCCGATCGGTTCCACGAAGTGACTAAAATGTATGAGCAGGTAAATGATCTCTTCGGAAATTTGGTAAAAGTAACCCCAAGTAGTAAAGTGGTTGGCGATATGGCCATTTTCATGGTCACCAACGATTTAACACCAGAAGACGTAATGGAACGCGGAAATGAAATTTCGTTCCCAGAATCTGTTATCAATTTCTTTAAGGGTGATTTAGGACAACCGTTGGGTGGATTCCCAAAGGAACTGCAAAAAATAATTTTAAGAAACACCGATCCTTACACCGACAGACCGAACGCTCATTTAGAACCCATTGATTTTGATAAAGAATATGCTGCGTTCCGAAAGAAATTTCAGAAAGGATTTAGTCGTCCCATTGAATTTGAAGATTTTCTTTCCTATAGTTTATATCCAAGAGTTTTTGAACAAGCCCACGAGAAGTATAAGTTGTACGGAAACCTAGCTATTTTACCAACCAAAACCTTCTTCTACGGAATGAAACCGAGAGAAGAAGCCATCATTGAGCTAGAAGAAGGAAAGACCATTATCGTAAAATTGCTTTCAGTAGGAATACCGAATGATGAAGGCGTACGGATTGTATTCTTCTCTGTAAACGGTGAAAACCGTTTTGTGGAAATTAAGGATAAATCTATCAAGGTTGAAAAAGAAGTCCATGTCCCAGCAGATCCTGAAGATGCCAACCAATACGGTGCTCCGCTTCAAGGAATGTTATATAAAATGTTGGTTAAAAAAGGACAGGAAATCGAGGAAAACGAACCGCTTTTTGTTATTGAAGCCATGAAAATGGAGACCACGGTTACTGCCAATAAAGCCGGAAAAGTAAAATCGATTGTTTTAAAACCGGGAACGATGTTGATGAAAGGTGATTTAGTGGTGACGGTGGAGTGA
- a CDS encoding T9SS type A sorting domain-containing protein translates to MKSTTTFLCFISILITAFNLYAQDPNIIWQRTIGGANEDKDPVLLKIQDGLLVGGTSQSDISGEKTENSRGGKDFWILKLNNTGDIIWQRTIGGSGDDNLTSLSKTNDGGYLIGGSSNSPISGEKTENSKGGSDYWIIKLDESGSILWQKTIGGTENDTSRTLKQTDDGGYIVYGSSYSGISGDRTVSNNGDPDLWILKLQPDLSISWQNSYNYIPTFSHHASNLEITDNGDYIFSSTLDSFGQISSYHITKINSSGTTLWNNIYGGERTELAPFISATNEGNFIVAGASDSSISGDKNENSQGSFDYWLLELDSNGAINWQNTIGGAFGEQPWDVITTQDGGYIVSGNSDSDISGDKTENSKGGSDYWIVKVNDVGVITWQNTIGGEFIDDYAQVMEGENGNIFVCGESNSNISADKTENSRGLKDFWILKLNTTLGLDENSLYSTITLYPNPAKNTLQLNADNQHIDRVKIFSVKGDLVQQVEGFETSKTIDVSQLASGMYYVQFTAGRQIATKKFIKQ, encoded by the coding sequence ATGAAAAGCACGACTACCTTTTTATGTTTTATCTCAATTTTAATTACAGCTTTCAATCTCTACGCCCAAGACCCGAATATTATTTGGCAACGGACTATTGGGGGAGCTAATGAAGACAAGGACCCTGTTTTACTAAAAATTCAGGATGGCCTTTTAGTAGGCGGTACTTCACAATCAGATATTTCAGGAGAAAAAACTGAAAACTCAAGAGGTGGAAAGGATTTTTGGATACTTAAATTAAACAATACCGGTGATATTATATGGCAAAGAACGATTGGTGGAAGTGGAGATGACAATTTAACCAGCCTATCAAAAACGAATGATGGGGGTTATTTAATAGGAGGATCTTCAAATTCACCTATTTCTGGAGAAAAAACAGAAAACTCAAAAGGTGGATCAGATTATTGGATAATAAAATTAGATGAATCGGGCTCCATTTTATGGCAAAAAACCATTGGAGGTACAGAAAATGATACCTCTAGAACCTTGAAGCAAACTGATGATGGGGGCTATATAGTTTATGGAAGTTCATATTCTGGAATTTCTGGAGATAGAACAGTCTCAAATAATGGAGATCCAGACCTTTGGATTTTAAAACTACAACCAGATTTATCGATTTCTTGGCAGAATTCTTATAACTATATTCCCACTTTTAGTCATCACGCATCTAACTTAGAGATTACCGATAATGGTGATTATATTTTCAGCTCGACTCTTGATTCCTTTGGACAAATTAGCTCTTACCATATTACAAAAATAAATTCCTCAGGAACTACTTTATGGAATAACATATATGGAGGTGAAAGGACAGAGTTAGCACCTTTTATTTCAGCAACTAATGAAGGGAATTTTATCGTTGCTGGAGCTTCAGACTCAAGTATTTCAGGAGATAAAAACGAAAACTCGCAAGGTTCGTTTGATTATTGGCTTTTAGAATTGGATTCTAATGGAGCTATCAACTGGCAAAATACAATTGGAGGTGCATTTGGCGAACAGCCATGGGATGTGATAACGACACAAGATGGAGGGTATATAGTTTCTGGGAATTCAGACTCAGACATCTCTGGAGATAAAACAGAAAATTCCAAAGGAGGAAGTGACTATTGGATTGTAAAAGTCAATGATGTAGGTGTAATTACATGGCAAAATACTATTGGAGGTGAGTTTATTGATGACTATGCACAAGTAATGGAGGGTGAAAATGGGAACATTTTCGTTTGTGGTGAATCCAACTCAAATATTTCTGCTGATAAAACAGAAAACAGTCGAGGACTCAAAGATTTTTGGATTTTAAAATTAAACACTACTTTAGGCCTAGACGAAAACTCCCTATACTCAACCATAACCCTCTACCCTAACCCAGCAAAAAACACCTTACAGCTCAATGCTGACAACCAACATATAGACCGAGTAAAAATCTTTTCGGTAAAAGGAGATTTGGTGCAACAGGTTGAAGGTTTTGAAACATCAAAAACAATCGATGTTTCACAACTGGCAAGTGGGATGTATTATGTTCAGTTTACAGCCGGTAGGCAGATTGCTACGAAGAAATTTATAAAACAATAA
- a CDS encoding T9SS type A sorting domain-containing protein, with protein sequence MKLKNYVTLVLVLIAATLYAQDPNIIWQRTIGGANEDKRPVLLKTQDGLLVGGTSQSDISGEKTEDSRGGKDFWILKLNDNGDILWQRTIGGSGDDNLTSLSKTNDGGYLIGGFSNSPISGEKTEDSRGGFDYWILKLDESGSILWQKTLGGTEDDDLRTIKQTDDNGFIIYGDSSSEPSGDRTATNKGYPDLWVLKLDSDLSITWQNSYGFLTVPHSPHQAVNLDIVNNGDYIFSSTLNGQNDAYYITRVNASGNVLWDYRYEGNRIELTPFVKATNEGNFIIAGTSSSDISEDKEEDSQGMFDFWVLELNSNGEINWQNTIGGAFGEQPWDITQTQDGGYIVSGNSDSEISGDKTENSQGRDDYWIVKLNNVGVIEWQNTIGAAYADIYAKIIETDDGHFYVCGQSVSSISGDKTENSRGHYDFWLLKLNGTLGLDENSLYSNLTLYPNPTKNTLQLNANNQQIVRVKIFSVKGDLVQQVEGFETSKTIDVSQLASGMYYVQFTAGRQIATKKFIKQ encoded by the coding sequence ATGAAATTAAAAAATTACGTGACTCTCGTTTTAGTTTTAATAGCCGCAACTCTATATGCGCAAGACCCAAATATTATTTGGCAACGGACTATTGGGGGAGCTAATGAAGACAAACGCCCAGTTTTATTAAAAACTCAGGATGGCCTTTTAGTAGGCGGTACTTCACAATCAGATATTTCAGGAGAAAAAACTGAAGACTCAAGGGGTGGAAAAGATTTTTGGATACTTAAATTAAATGATAATGGTGATATACTTTGGCAAAGAACGATTGGTGGTAGTGGAGATGACAATTTAACCAGCCTATCAAAAACGAATGATGGGGGTTATTTAATAGGAGGATTTTCAAACTCTCCAATTTCTGGTGAAAAAACAGAAGACTCAAGAGGTGGTTTTGATTATTGGATATTAAAATTAGATGAATCGGGCTCCATTTTATGGCAAAAGACGCTTGGGGGTACAGAGGATGACGACTTACGAACAATAAAACAAACGGATGACAATGGCTTTATTATATATGGAGATTCTAGTTCTGAGCCTTCTGGAGATAGAACAGCAACAAATAAAGGATATCCGGACCTTTGGGTGTTAAAATTAGATTCTGATTTATCAATTACTTGGCAAAACTCTTATGGATTTTTAACAGTTCCTCATTCCCCTCATCAAGCAGTAAACCTAGACATTGTAAATAACGGGGATTATATTTTTAGCTCAACACTTAATGGACAAAATGACGCCTATTATATTACAAGAGTAAATGCTTCAGGAAATGTATTATGGGATTATCGCTATGAAGGGAATAGGATTGAATTAACTCCTTTTGTAAAAGCTACGAATGAAGGAAATTTTATAATTGCTGGAACGTCGAGTTCAGATATTTCTGAAGATAAAGAAGAAGATTCGCAAGGGATGTTTGACTTTTGGGTTTTAGAATTAAACTCTAACGGAGAAATTAATTGGCAAAATACAATTGGAGGTGCATTTGGAGAACAGCCATGGGATATAACACAAACACAAGATGGAGGCTATATTGTTTCTGGTAATTCAGACTCAGAAATTTCTGGAGACAAAACAGAAAACTCTCAAGGAAGAGATGATTATTGGATTGTTAAACTTAATAATGTGGGTGTAATTGAATGGCAAAATACAATTGGAGCTGCTTATGCAGATATCTATGCTAAAATAATTGAAACCGATGATGGACATTTTTACGTTTGTGGTCAATCTGTTTCAAGCATCTCAGGCGATAAAACTGAAAACTCAAGGGGACATTATGATTTTTGGCTATTAAAATTAAACGGCACCTTAGGCCTAGACGAAAACTCCTTATATTCAAACCTAACCCTCTATCCCAACCCCACAAAAAACACCCTACAGCTCAACGCTAACAACCAGCAAATAGTCCGAGTAAAAATCTTTTCGGTAAAAGGTGATTTGGTGCAACAGGTTGAAGGTTTCGAAACTTCAAAAACAATCGATGTTTCACAATTGGCAAGCGGCATGTATTATGTTCAGTTTACAGCCGGTAGGCAAATTGCTACGAAGAAATTTATAAAACAATAA
- the rpsB gene encoding 30S ribosomal protein S2: MADNKEVKSLLDAGVHFGHLTRKWNPNMAPYIYMERNGIHIINLYKTSAKLEEANEALKKIAASGRKILFVATKKQAKDIVSEKASDAKMPYITERWPGGMLTNFVTIRRAVKKMASIDRMKQDGTFNTLSKKERLQVDRLRAKLEKNLGSISDMSRLPGALFVVDTTREHIAVKEAQKLNIPIFAMVDTNSDPREIDYAIPSNDDASKSIEKIVGKVSEAIIEGLAERKAGKEKSEEEKAAKKAKKEAKKEEEAKEKNADKKEVPSKDKEDKKAMKEAKKPTKLESKEETLEKADAKKEKTSDAKAKKKAAKEEE; this comes from the coding sequence ATGGCAGACAACAAAGAAGTTAAGTCGTTACTTGACGCAGGTGTACACTTTGGTCACCTAACCCGTAAATGGAATCCAAATATGGCACCATATATCTATATGGAGCGTAACGGAATCCACATTATCAACCTTTATAAAACATCTGCAAAGCTAGAAGAGGCGAATGAAGCCTTAAAAAAGATTGCAGCAAGCGGAAGAAAAATTCTTTTCGTAGCTACTAAAAAACAAGCAAAAGACATCGTTTCAGAAAAAGCAAGCGACGCCAAAATGCCATACATTACTGAAAGATGGCCTGGTGGAATGCTTACTAATTTTGTAACTATCAGAAGAGCTGTTAAAAAAATGGCTTCTATTGATAGAATGAAACAAGATGGTACTTTTAATACACTTTCTAAGAAAGAACGTTTACAAGTAGATCGTCTTCGTGCTAAGCTAGAAAAGAACTTAGGTTCTATTAGTGATATGAGCCGTCTTCCTGGTGCATTGTTTGTAGTAGATACTACTCGCGAGCACATTGCAGTTAAAGAAGCTCAAAAATTAAACATTCCAATTTTTGCAATGGTGGATACCAACAGTGATCCACGTGAGATTGATTATGCAATTCCATCTAATGATGATGCATCTAAATCTATTGAGAAAATCGTTGGTAAAGTTTCTGAAGCTATCATAGAAGGTCTTGCAGAACGTAAAGCCGGGAAAGAAAAGAGCGAAGAAGAAAAAGCAGCTAAAAAAGCTAAAAAGGAAGCGAAGAAAGAAGAAGAGGCTAAAGAAAAGAACGCTGACAAAAAAGAAGTTCCTTCTAAAGACAAAGAAGATAAAAAAGCAATGAAGGAGGCTAAAAAGCCGACTAAATTAGAGTCTAAAGAAGAAACTTTAGAGAAAGCTGACGCCAAGAAAGAAAAAACTTCTGATGCAAAAGCAAAGAAGAAAGCTGCTAAAGAAGAAGAATAA
- the rpsI gene encoding 30S ribosomal protein S9 has protein sequence MEVIHKIGRRKTAVARVYLSDGKGNITINKRDMEKYFTTGTLQYKVKQALMLTENDKNFDVSVNVFGGGITGQAEAIRLALSRAMCELNEENRGILKPEGLLTRDPRMVERKKFGQKKARKKFQFSKR, from the coding sequence ATGGAAGTTATTCACAAAATAGGAAGAAGAAAAACCGCTGTTGCGCGTGTGTACCTTTCTGATGGAAAAGGGAATATCACTATCAATAAACGTGATATGGAAAAATACTTTACCACAGGTACGTTACAATATAAAGTTAAACAAGCTCTTATGTTAACTGAAAACGACAAAAACTTTGACGTTTCAGTAAATGTATTTGGAGGAGGAATCACCGGACAAGCTGAAGCGATCCGTTTGGCCCTATCTAGAGCCATGTGTGAGCTTAACGAAGAGAACAGAGGTATTTTAAAACCAGAAGGATTGCTAACAAGAGATCCAAGAATGGTGGAGCGTAAGAAATTCGGACAGAAGAAAGCGCGTAAAAAATTCCAATTCTCAAAACGTTAA
- the rplM gene encoding 50S ribosomal protein L13, which produces MDTLSYKTISANSATVNKEWLHVDADGQTLGRMASVVAKLLRGKHKPNFTPHVDCGDNVVITNASKIVLTGNKWNEKQYIRHTGYPGGQRSLTAEELYGKDPARVVEKAVKGMLPKNKLGANLFRNLKVYAGAEHDQDAQKPKTINLNDIK; this is translated from the coding sequence GTGGATACACTAAGTTATAAAACAATTTCAGCAAACAGCGCTACTGTAAACAAAGAGTGGTTGCATGTGGATGCTGATGGACAAACGCTAGGTCGCATGGCCAGTGTGGTAGCAAAATTGCTACGTGGTAAGCACAAACCTAATTTTACTCCTCACGTAGATTGTGGAGATAACGTTGTAATTACAAATGCAAGTAAAATTGTATTGACTGGAAACAAGTGGAACGAAAAACAATACATTCGTCACACAGGGTATCCAGGTGGACAACGTAGCTTAACTGCAGAAGAATTATACGGAAAAGATCCTGCGAGAGTAGTAGAAAAAGCCGTAAAAGGAATGTTGCCTAAAAATAAATTAGGAGCAAATCTTTTCAGAAACCTTAAAGTATATGCAGGTGCTGAGCACGATCAAGACGCACAAAAACCAAAAACCATTAACCTTAACGATATCAAGTAA